From Polaribacter haliotis:
CATGCCGCGTTTATTTACCATCCACTTATATTCTATTTCTGTAAATGTTAAATAATCATACTCTTTTTTTAAATGGTGTCGAAAATAATTATAGGGTTCAAAATCTATATGATGCACCATTTTTCCTCCACTTTTAAGCAATTTTATCATTTTATGAAAGGCAGGAAAGGGATTGTAAATTTCTTGTATGACTTGATTTGAAAAAATATAATTATAAGATTCTTTTTCAAAAAAATTATTGTCAAATTTTATTTTTTCGATTCCTTTTCCAAAAAAATAATGTATTTTATTTTGTGGCAATAAATCTTCATTAAAAATATCTTTAAAAGAATATGTATTTTTATTCTTAAACATTTTTAAATAGGCTTCCTTTAACAAATTACCATTTCTTTTGGCATAAAATTTATCGAAACAAACTATTTCTTTCGCATTAGAAAACAATAATTTTATAGCAATACCAAAACTATCTCCTGGGCCAATTTCTAAGATTTTTTTATCTTTAAAATCTTCGTCTTCGATATTCCCAAAAACTTTATAATTGCTGTAAACTTTCTCTATAATCTCAACAACTTGATTAGAATTCGAATCTATAAACCTATTACCAGCAACGTGCTCTTTAGATTTTAATTTGAATTTCAACCAAACCTTAAGGTTCTTTTTTATGGAATTGTAGATAAATATTTGAGGTTTGTACATCCTTATTTTTTTTTAGAAAACAAATATTAATTAGACATGGATAAAAGAATTTCTTTCATTTTCTTTCCCCAAGAATCCCAATTTAATTCTGCTTCAAATTTATGCATAGAATTAATAACCATATTATTAATTAAAGATAAGTTATTTAATAAAATTTGAATTTTATTTGCATAATCTTCTGCATTTGAATCTAAAGGGAGAGTAAAACCATTATAATTATTTTCCACAACAGCAGAAACACCACCTGTATCTGTAGTTATTACAGGAATACCAAAAGCGCTTGCTTCACAAAAAGCAATCCCATAGCAATCTGCTCTTGTTGGTACAAACATTAAATGTGTTTGATATAATAACTCTTTAAAAGACTTTTCTTGAGTTACTATATTTTTATTTAAAAAAGGAATTATATTTACCTTTGGATGGTTAATAGCTGGTGTACAACCACAAACAGTTAAAGTTACATCATAACCTTTTTCTAATAGAATTTTCAAAGCCTCAAAAACTAATGGCCCTCCTTTTGTTTCCCAATGCCTTGCTAGAAATAAAATTTTAATAGTTGAATTATAATCTCTACTTAAAATATTTCTTTTCTGTGGTTTGTAATCTACATTAGCTCCATATTTAGTAATAAAGACATCTTTCTTCTTTAATTTATATTTTTTTATGGCATCTTTAGATGCCCATTCAGATGAAAATGTAAAATAAGTTACTTTTGATGCTGCTTTTCTTTCTATATATTTAGATTCTATTAAAGAAAATTTAAAAAAATTGAAATAACCAGGGTGATAATCTATTAATAAGTCCACAGTAGCATCATCTGACGTGCAAATTGGTATTTTAGTATTTAAAAAGGCTAAAGCTGTTGAACTTGCTGGTGCAAATAATAAATCTATTTTTTTATTTTTTAATCTTTTATTGATATACTTACTATGATACCAACTCTTTAGTATGTTTTGTTCTTTATTGTATTTTTTATTTAAAAAAAAACGAGCTAATACGTCAATTTTATTTACTATTCCACTAATAACTCTACTATTTGGAATTGGCCCTAAAACAACAACTGTTTCAAATTCTTTCTCGAGTGCTTTTAACATCCTATAATGAGTTCCTGACCAAGATGTTTTATCTCGAGGATCTAAAACAGTTATGAAGCCAATTATATTTTTATTTTTCATATATATATAAAATTATTTTAAAATATGAAGCCTAAATCTATTTTTTATAAATCTTCTTAAAAGTTTTAAAAAAGGGATTAATTTAAAATTTTTAAAATACAGTTTAAATATAAAGTTCCAATTATTATTTCTAATTTCAGATTTACTCCTTAGTAATGTCTCATGTATTAGCAAAAATTCTAATTTTTGAGATTTATTTAATAAATAAAATTTTTCTGAAATAAAATTTTTCTGAAACATTAAAGTAGCTTCTTTTTTTAAATCTAAATTATCATTCTTTCCAGAAATACTTAAGTTAGAAATTCTTATATAACATGAAGCATTGTTAATAGAAAATATTGGTTTTCCGTCTGAAAAATCTAACCAAGCTTGATCATCACTATGCCATGCTAGAGGGTAATCTATAAATTTAAATTTCTCATATGATTTTCTTGAAAAAATATGTTCAGATAAAGAACTACCAGTTAAACCTTTTATTCTTCTAAAAAAAGAGTCTATTGAATTTTCCCAAATTGGTTGGCAACTTTTATTCTCTATTAAATTTGATTGTTCCAATACATCTTTGGTTGAAAATCTAATAACATTAGTTTTATCTTTAAACTCCTTAAAAGAATTATACCAACACTCTACTACATTAGATTCTAAATAATCATCGTCTCCAAGAATCATAATCCATTCTTCATCTCCGATTAACTCTATACATCTATTCCACTGTTTTACTAAAGAAATTCCACCTAAGTTTTCATCAAATCTCTTGTATGAATAATTAAGTTTATATTTATACTCGGCTAATAATGTTTGTGGGTTTTCTAAACTAGCATCATCACCAATATAAACTTTAAATTGTTTATTTGTTTGGTTTGCTAAAGATTTTATTGTTTGTTCAAAAAAAGTTAGCTTATAATAAGGAATTACAATTGCCAACATTACATATTTGAGTTTTTAAGTTTATTCATTTTGGTTTGTACTTTTAGTATAAAAATATGTGAAATAACATTCCAAAATAAAAAATAATTAAAAAAAGATGTATTTTTTAATAATAATTTAAATGAAAAAATATTTTTATTATGCATATAATTCATCATAAATATTTCATTTTTGGTTTTATACGATAAGTCTTCTTTAAACTTACTATTAACATAATTGGTATTGTAAATATTTTGTAATTTCAAATTCCAAGCATCAATTAAATTATTGTTTTTTAAATATTTATTTTGAAAAAATATTATTTTTTCTCTATATTTATTTTCATTTTTAATTAAAGTTAGTAATTTTTTTTTCCACTCAATAAAATCTTTTGGATATTTAAATTCATCATTACTATCTGAAAAAAATCTAATACAATCTTCAGGACTATACATTAAATGAACTGGAGTTTGTTTTTTCATAGCTTCTAAAGTAGATGTAAAAGAACCTAAAGGATAGCTTTCTAAATAAATGTCTGCTATTAATTCATATTCTTTAATATTTGTAAGTACTCCTAAATATATTATCTGAGGATGTTTTATAACAAAGACATCATCTTCAGTAACTCCAATTATAAAAATTATAATTTTTTTATCACTATTTAATATATCAACAATATCTAAAAAAAAATTCTTATGATTGTTTGGTTTAAATTTATATGCGGATGCTATAGTAAGTAAAATTATAGAATCATCTGAAAGTCCTAAACTTTTTTTAACACTCTCCTTTTTTTGTCTATTTTTTTCTTCTAATTTAGAGATAGGAATAGGAAGATAAAATTGTTTTATATCAATTCCCCTTCTTACTGCGTCTAACTCTATGTTACTATTTCTAATTTGTGCAATAACGTTTGCTACTGAAACACCAACCCAAAATGTATGATCTGCATGGTTTAATAAAATAACCTTGCTTTTATAGTTTGAAAAAGCTAAATTAGGTATTATATCATATTGATGAATATGTAAAACTATTCTATCATAATTTACGCTTAAACTTCTTAGCTGAACTGCTTTTTCTACTATATTTCCATTTAAATAATAATTAGAGTTGCTTTCTAGGTTATAATGTATTAGAACTTCTTTAAAAC
This genomic window contains:
- a CDS encoding glycosyltransferase family 4 protein; translation: MKNKNIIGFITVLDPRDKTSWSGTHYRMLKALEKEFETVVVLGPIPNSRVISGIVNKIDVLARFFLNKKYNKEQNILKSWYHSKYINKRLKNKKIDLLFAPASSTALAFLNTKIPICTSDDATVDLLIDYHPGYFNFFKFSLIESKYIERKAASKVTYFTFSSEWASKDAIKKYKLKKKDVFITKYGANVDYKPQKRNILSRDYNSTIKILFLARHWETKGGPLVFEALKILLEKGYDVTLTVCGCTPAINHPKVNIIPFLNKNIVTQEKSFKELLYQTHLMFVPTRADCYGIAFCEASAFGIPVITTDTGGVSAVVENNYNGFTLPLDSNAEDYANKIQILLNNLSLINNMVINSMHKFEAELNWDSWGKKMKEILLSMSN
- a CDS encoding glycosyltransferase family A protein, producing the protein MLAIVIPYYKLTFFEQTIKSLANQTNKQFKVYIGDDASLENPQTLLAEYKYKLNYSYKRFDENLGGISLVKQWNRCIELIGDEEWIMILGDDDYLESNVVECWYNSFKEFKDKTNVIRFSTKDVLEQSNLIENKSCQPIWENSIDSFFRRIKGLTGSSLSEHIFSRKSYEKFKFIDYPLAWHSDDQAWLDFSDGKPIFSINNASCYIRISNLSISGKNDNLDLKKEATLMFQKNFISEKFYLLNKSQKLEFLLIHETLLRSKSEIRNNNWNFIFKLYFKNFKLIPFLKLLRRFIKNRFRLHILK